A single genomic interval of Primulina huaijiensis isolate GDHJ02 chromosome 7, ASM1229523v2, whole genome shotgun sequence harbors:
- the LOC140981334 gene encoding uncharacterized protein, which yields MDPHYEQRLREEVIYLHSLWHQGPPRPAAGAQAPNLLQPSNTANFKREGRPRGRRGRKSKKIPNNEAPESKSSPGKEWPSIITPSPAEATSSWGSLAAKPVQLPQSPSLEEQLKLAAKKAQSKALMTVREFLKSNDGDTDSESGSMDSSGDEDDEFMGENDGRQEYTFFLKVLMEDAELKDYYEKNFAKGEFSCLICCAVGGKNTGKKFKGCLPLVQHSIALGKTKRRRAHRAYGQAVCKIFGWDIDRLSTVASLLSDNSDVAQVGEKAHDKDNSIGVDNNVISEDGNNGEVVPVTETFGSGSLPVTDKGIINSLTSVDANNSLEGVDIVQPSNVVETVTEGLPSNYLVADDANNTTEGFGMVDLSHVEVTVAEGSTIGSLMDNSGVGIGIANDGDGQKEDGTGN from the exons ATGGATCCGCATTACGAACAAAGACTTAGAGAAGAGGTAATTTACCTCCACTCCTTGTGGCATCAAGGCCCTCCTAGACCAGCCGCCGGGGCCCAAGCCCCAAACCTTTTGCAGCCCTCGAACACCGCCAATTTCAAGAGAGAGGGAAGACCAAGAGGTAGAAGAGGGAGGAAATCCAAGAAAATTCCCAATAATGAAGCCCCTGAGTCCAAGTCATCACCTGGAAAAGAGTGGCCGTCTATTATCACTCCTTCGCCGGCAGAGGCCACCTCTAGTTGGGGGAGTTTAGCGGCGAAACCCGTTCAGTTACCCCAATCGCCTTCACTGGAAGAACAGTTGAAATTAGCTGCAAAAAAGGCCCAGAGTAAAGCCCTGATGACTGTCCGTGAATTTCTCAAGAGTAATGATGGTGATACCGACAGTGAATCTGGTTCCATGGATAGCAGCGGTGACGAGGATGATGAGTTTATGGGGGAAAATGATGGGCGCCAGGAGTACACTTTTTTCCTTAAGGTGCTTATGGAGGACGCCGAGTTGAAAGATTACTATGAGAAGAATTTTGCTAAAGGGGAGTTTAGTTGTTTAATCTGCTGTGCAGTGGGCGGCAAGAACACCGGGAAAAAGTTTAAGGGTTGCTTGCCGCTCGTTCAGCACTCGATTGCTCTTGGAAAAACGAAGAGAAGGCGTGCGCACAGGGCGTACGGCCAGGCTGTTTGTAAGATTTTTGGTTGGGACATAGATAGACTTTCCACTGTTGCCTCCTTGCTGAGTGATAATTCGGATGTGGCACAG GTTGGCGAGAAAGCTCACGATAAGGATAACTCAATAGGCGTTGACAATAACGTGATTTCTGAGGATGGTAATAACGGCGAAGTAGTGCCAGTAACTGAAACCTTTGGTAGTGGAAGTTTGCCCGTTACAGATAAAGGAATCATT AATTCTTTGACTTCAGTGGATGCTAATAACTCCTTGGAAGGTGTTGACATAGTGCAACCATCTAATGTTGTGGAGACTGTGACAGAGGGATTGCCAAGT AATTATTTGGTTGCTGATGATGCTAATAACACCACGGAAGGCTTTGGCATGGTGGATCTTTCCCATGTGGAGGTGACTGTGGCAGAGGGATCTACAATT GGGTCTCTGATGGATAACAGTGGTGTTGGAATTGGTATAGCAAATGATGGTGATGGGCAAAAGGAAGATGGAACCGGTAACTGA
- the LOC140981654 gene encoding uncharacterized protein, whose translation MAGRPPRQNRNPRYANTDREGGQENEQGNGPPPAINLSRTDLMAIATIVATTLQGWGNQNANQPPPPPPPNGIKFHYESLRKNRCPTFSGAADPEVSQSWLKSVETQHRLLEVPEALKVDVTVPFLEDKAGKWWEAISPAMTAAGPMTWQRFREAFLKQYYPAEVRLQKLSEFENFTQTPDMSVVEYTSQFNALGSYAPAIMADEVLKLHRFKKGLNSRIQSALAVYQPANFSDLMGAAIRAETDIQRREKEFKNKRPMNNQPSRSNQTFKKPNQSGGPSKGPSPTSSYQDIKPCPTCHLRHLGECRRNSGVCFGCGKAGHRIAECPTAANQAAGPNKGTGPNTGANPNKPKEGKPNARVFAMTQEEADDATEVVSGTILIQKVPAYALFDCGATHSFVSKRLAKKLGLKPELLAEPFRIATPTNKAIETHEIHRNCLISIGNQKFSTDLIQIVMADFDIILGMDWLAKNNAIVDCKGKRVKLRTPNQEEIVYHGKSKERKSLLSASQAWKAMKSGEDIYLAMVSEVQGEAELKIEDIPIVCEFPDVFPEELPGIVPDREVEFEINLVPGAAPISKAPYRMAPAELKELKEQLQELLDKKQIRPSVSPWGAPVLFVKKKDGSMRLCIDYRELNKITVKNKYPLPRIDDLFDQLKGAAVFSKLDLRTGYHQLKVRAEDIHKTAFRTRYGHYEFTVMPFGLTNAPAAFMDLMNRVFKPFLDQFIVVFIDDILVYSSNERDHEEHLRIALQTLREKELYAKFKKCYYRKFVEGFSSIAIPLTKLTQKNSKFVWDEGCEKSFQTLKEKLASTPVLILPTEDKEFTIYSDASKEGLGCVLMQEGRVIAYASRQLKQHEQNYPTHDLELAAVVFALKIWRHYLYGAKCEIFTDHQSLKYLFTQKELNMRQRRWIELLKDYDLTISYHPGKANKVADALSRKNESKITLASLSARPCLQETVKLNQDRDPELTKLKGQVGSGKFQDLQIDDGGVLWMKGRLCVPDSDNLRQEILSKQSTNDLEDYCNPWKYLNGNGNISPWTLW comes from the exons ATGGCCGGCAGACCCCCGAGACAGAATCGCAACCCGCGTTATGCTAATACTGACCGTGAAGGCGGACAGGAGAACGAGCAAGGAAATGGACCCCCGCCTGCAATCAACTTAAGCCGAACTGATCTTATGGCCATAGCCACCATTGTAGCGACAACACTGCAAGGATGGGGAAATCAGAACGCTAATcagccaccaccacctccaccaccaaatGGAATCAAGTTCCACTATGAATCACTCCGCAAGAATCGGTGTCCAACCTTCAGTGGAGCTGCAGACCCTGAGGTCAGCCAGAGCTGGCTGAAAAGTGTAGAGACTCAACACCGCCTATTAGAAGTTCCCGAGGCACTGAAAGTGGACGTGACTGTGCCGTTCCTAGAAGATAAAGCAGGAAAATGGTGGGAAGCAATTTCACCAGCCATGACAGCTGCAGGACCAATGACTTGGCAGCGATTTCGAGAAGCCTTTCTGAAACAGTATTATCCAGCCGAAGTCAGACTGCAAAAACTGAGTGAGTTTGAAAACTTCACTCAAACTCCGGATATGTCAGTCGTGGAATACACTTCCCAGTTTAATGCTCTTGGATCTTATGCTCCGGCAATCATGGCGGACGAAGTTTTGAAACTGCACCGTTTTAAAAAAGGATTGAACAGCAGGATCCAATCAGCCCTAGCAGTCTACCAACCCGCTAATTTTTCAGATCTAATGGGTGCAGCTATCCGAGCCGAAACTGACATCCAGCGCAGAGAGAAGGAATTTAAGAACAAAAGGCCCATGAATAATCAGCCCTCACGCAGTAATCAGACTTTCAAGAAGCCTAACCAGTCCGGTGGACCATCAAAAGGACCTTCGCCTACCTCAAGCTACCAGGATATTAAGCCTTGCCCAACTTGTCACTTACGACACCTGGGAGAATGCCGAAGAAACAGTGGAGTATGCTTCGGATGTGGGAAAGCGGGACACCGAATTGCCGAATGTCCTACTGCCGCCAACCAAGCAGCCGGGCCCAACAAGGGAACAGGGCCAAATACAGGAGCTAACCCTAACAAGCCAAAAGAAGGCAAGCCTAATGCCAGGGTCTTTGCTATGACTCAAGAAGAGGCCGACGACGCCACTGAAGTCGTGTCAGGTACCATTCTTATTCAAAAAGTGCCTGCTTATGcgttatttgattgtggtgccacgcATTCATTTGTATCTAAGAGACTCGCTAAGAAACTAGGACTTAAGCCCGAATTATTAGCCGAACCTTTTCGAATAGCCACACCTACAAATAAGGCCATCGAAACTCACGAGATCCACAGAAACTGTTTGATCAGTATCGGTAATCAGAAATTCAGCACAGACTTAATACAAATAGTCATGGCCGACTTCgacatcatcctagggatggattggttagccaaaAACAATGCAATAGTGGACTGTAAAGGGAAGAGAGTTAAACTCCGAACCCCGAATCAGGAAGAGATCGTGTATCATGGTAAATCCAAGGAACGGAAATCACTCCTTTCCGCTTCCCAAGCATGGAAGGCAATGAAATCCGGAGAAGATATCTACCTAGCAATGGTTAGCGAAGTGCAAGGAGAGGCCGAACTAAAGATAGAAGACATCCCAATAGTATGTGAGTTCCCGgatgtttttccagaagaactcCCAGGGATAGTCCCGGACCGCGAAGTGGAGTTCGAAATCAATCTAGTTCCTGGTGCAGCTCCAatttctaaagcaccttacAGGATGGCGCCAGCTgaactcaaggagctaaaagagcaactccaagaattgctgGACAAAAAGCAAATTCGACCTAGTGTTTCCCCATGGGGAGCACCAGtactttttgtaaagaagaaagatgggagtatgaggTTGTGCATCGACTATAGAGAACTAAACAAGATCACtgtcaagaacaagtaccccCTCCCGAGGATTGACgacctatttgatcagcttAAAGGAGCCGCAGTCTTTTCGAAACTGGATCTGAGGACGGGATACCACCAACTGAAGGTCAGGGCGGAAGATATCCACAAAACAGCTTTtcggacaagatatggacattatgagttcacAGTGATGCCTTTCGGGCTGACCAACGCACCTGCAGCCTTCATGGACCTAATGAACAGAGTTTTCAAACCATTCCTGGATCAGTTCATAGTAGTAtttattgacgacattctcgtctactcttCCAACGAGCGAGATCACGAAGAGCATCTGCGCATTGCACTTCAGACTTTGAGAGAAAAGGAGCTCTATGCTAAgtttaagaaat gttattacaggaagttcgTCGAAGGTTTTTCTTCGATCGCCATACCACTGACGAAACTCACTCAGAAGAATTCCAAGTTCGTCTGGGACGAAGGTTGCGAGAAAAGTTTTCAGACATTAAAAGAAAAGCTCGCATCCACGCCAGTACTAATCTTACCCACAGAAGATAAAGAattcaccatctacagtgacGCATCCAAGGAAGGTCTGGGATGCGTGCTCATGCAAGAGGGAAGAGTGATCGCCTACGCATCGAGGCAGTTGAAACAGCACGAGCAAAACTACCCTACGCATGATCTGGAGCTAGCAGCAGTCGTGTTTGCCTTAAAAATATGgagacactatctctatggcgCCAAGTgcgaaattttcacagatcaccaGAGCCTTAAATACCtattcacccaaaaggaacttaacatgaggcaaagacggTGGATCGAACTTCTGAAGGATTACGATCTGACTATCAgttaccacccgggtaaagcaaaCAAGGTGGCCGATGCTCTGAGTCGGAAAAATGAGAGCAAGATCACCCTGGCCTCACTCTCCGCGAGGCCATGTCTGCAAGAGACTGTAAAGTTAAACCAGGACCGAGACCCTGAGCTAACGAAACTCAAGGGACAGGTCGGAAGTGGGAAGTTTCAGGATCTACAAATTGATGACGGAGGAGTcttatggatgaaaggacgactGTGTGTACCAGACAGCGATAACCTTCGCCAAGAaatact gtcaaagcaGAGCACCAATGACCTGGAGGATTATTGCAACCCCTGGAAatacctgaatggaaatgggaacatatctccatggactttgtggtag